A region of Lycium barbarum isolate Lr01 chromosome 3, ASM1917538v2, whole genome shotgun sequence DNA encodes the following proteins:
- the LOC132633486 gene encoding glycylpeptide N-tetradecanoyltransferase 1-like, with product MADNSKATENHNQSSDDNLALENRNEVSIDSLAREVQESLSLAKRHKFWETQPVGQFKDLGDTSLPEGPIEPPTPLSEVKQEPYNLPGPYEWTTCDMDSEEMCNEVYLLLTNNYVEDDENMFRFNYSKEFLRWALRPPGFYRSWHIGVRVKTSKKLVAFITGVPARIRVRDTVVTMAEINFLCVHKKLRSKRLAPVMIKEVTRRVHMENIWQAAYTAGVVLPTPVSTCQYWHRSLNPKKLIDVGFSRLGARMTMSRTIKLYKLPDQTVTPGFRKMEPHDVPAVTRLLRNYLKQFVVAPDFDENDVEHWLLPKEGVIDSYLVESPDTHEITDFCSFYTLPSSILGNQNHTTLKAAYSYYNVSTKTPLIQLMNDALTVAKQKDFDVFNALDVMQNDSFLKELKFGPGDGKLHYYLYNYRTKHVLRSSELGLVLL from the coding sequence ATGGCTGACAACAGTAAGGCAACTGAGAACCATAACCAAAGTTCTGATGATAATTTGGCTCTGGAGAATCGTAATGAGGTATCCATTGATTCCTTGGCACGAGAAGTCCAAGAATCTCTCTCACTTGCAAAGAGACATAAGTTTTGGGAGACTCAACCAGTGGGGCAGTTTAAGGATCTTGGGGATACAAGCTTGCCTGAAGGCCCTATTGAACCTCCAACTCCTTTATCAGAAGTGAAGCAGGAGCCTTACAACCTTCCAGGTCCATATGAGTGGACAACCTGTGACATGGACTCGGAAGAGATGTGCAATGAGGTCTATCTTCTCCTAACAAACAACTATGTTGAGGATGATGAGAACATGTTTAGGTTCAATTACTCAAAAGAATTTCTTCGATGGGCACTTCGCCCTCCAGGTTTCTATAGGAGCTGGCACATTGGAGTCAGAGTGAAGACCTCAAAAAAGTTGGTTGCTTTTATTACAGGGGTACCTGCAAGGATACGCGTCCGAGATACTGTTGTGACCATGGCTGAGATCAATTTTCTGTGTGTTCATAAGAAGCTTAGATCAAAAAGACTTGCTCCCGTCATGATAAAAGAGGTTACAAGGAGGGTTCATATGGAGAATATCTGGCAAGCTGCTTATACAGCTGGGGTGGTCCTTCCAACACCTGTATCAACCTGTCAATATTGGCATAGATCTCTGAATCCAAAGAAGCTAATTGATGTCGGGTTTTCCAGGCTTGGTGCAAGGATGACAATGAGCCGTACAATAAAGCTGTATAAGTTACCTGATCAGACTGTGACACCTGGGTTCAGGAAGATGGAGCCCCATGATGTACCTGCTGTCACTCGATTGCTTAGGAATTACTTGAAGCAGTTTGTGGTTGCGCCTGACTTTGATGAAAATGACGTGGAACACTGGCTTCTGCCAAAGGAGGGTGTTATCGACAGTTATCTGGTTGAAAGCCCTGATACTCATGAAATCACTGACTTTTGCAGTTTTTACACACTCCCTTCATCAATTCTTGGTAACCAGAATCATACCACTCTAAAAGCTGCTTATTCGTATTACAATGTGTCAACGAAGACCCCATTGATTCAGTTGATGAATGATGCCCTTACTGTGGCAAAGCAGAAGGATTTTGATGTTTTCAATGCCCTAGATGTTATGCAGAATGACAGTTTCTTGAAGGAACTGAAGTTTGGCCCCGGTGATGGGAAACTCCATTACTATCTCTACAATTATCGAACGAAGCATGTTTTAAGATCGTCAGAGCTTGGGCTTGTACTGTTGTAA
- the LOC132633487 gene encoding telomere repeat-binding factor 4-like isoform X2, giving the protein MGNRKVKWTSEEEEALKAGVVKHGTGRWKNILRDPQFAPLLTNRSNIDLKDKWRNMCIYTAAQGQGSKDKSRSARARPLAIDARVPSTAQSFQAITSALENEAIDDSPRSPQEGSNAPKYKDMIFEALSSMKGSYGSDLGAIVGFIEQRHEVPQNFRKLLSSKLRRLVLQGKLEKVQNCYKIKDATLETKTPTPIQRDVLSLPAPNSAVKVSCETAEEAARIAADKIVDAENKSYLEAEAVKDAEMKSKMADDAETMLQLVKEIYEQCSRGEIVFLA; this is encoded by the exons ATGGGGAATCGGAAAGTGAAATGGACATCAGAGGAAGAAGAAGCCCTAAAAGCAGGTGTAGTCAAACACGGCACAGGAAGATGGAAGAATATACTAAGGGATCCTCAATTCGCTCCTCTTTTGACTAATCGCTCTAACATCGACCTCaag GACAAATGGCGAAATATGTGTATTTACACTGCTGCGCAAGGCCAAGGGTCTAAAGATAAATCTAGATCTGCTCGTGCAAGACCACTGGCAATAGATGCACGTGTGCCTTCTACTGCACAAAGTTTTCAGGCTATTACTTCAGCATTGGAAAATGAAGCCATTGATGATTCTCCGAGAAGCCCACAGGAAGGCTCGAATGCTCCAAA GTATAAAGATATGATCTTTGAAGCTCTGTCATCCATGAAGGGTTCATATGGATCTGATCTTGGTGCCATTGTGGGATTTATTGAG CAACGACATGAAGTACCACAAAATTTTAGAAAGTTATTGAGTTCCAAGTTGAGAAGACTTGTTTTGCAAGGAAAACTTGAAAAG GTCCAGAACTGCTATAAGATTAAAGATGCAACATTAGAAACCAAAACACCCACTCCAATACAAAGAGATGTCCTGTCATTGCCAGCTCCAAATTCAGCTGTAAAAGTCTCCTGTGAAACAGCTGAAGAAGCTGCTAGGATTGCTGCTGACAAGATTGTTGATGCAGAAAATAAGTCTTATTTGGAAGCTGAAGCAGTTAAAGATGCAGAAATGAAGTCAAAAATGGCTGACGATGCAGAGACAATGTTACAACTTGTCAAAGAGATCTATGAACAAT GTTCACGAGGAGAAATTGTTTTCTTGGCTTGA
- the LOC132633487 gene encoding telomere repeat-binding factor 4-like isoform X1, protein MGNRKVKWTSEEEEALKAGVVKHGTGRWKNILRDPQFAPLLTNRSNIDLKDKWRNMCIYTAAQGQGSKDKSRSARARPLAIDARVPSTAQSFQAITSALENEAIDDSPRSPQEGSNAPKYKDMIFEALSSMKGSYGSDLGAIVGFIEQRHEVPQNFRKLLSSKLRRLVLQGKLEKVQNCYKIKDATLETKTPTPIQRDVLSLPAPNSAVKVSCETAEEAARIAADKIVDAENKSYLEAEAVKDAEMKSKMADDAETMLQLVKEIYEQYASFLLGFLVLFPGSRGEIVFLA, encoded by the exons ATGGGGAATCGGAAAGTGAAATGGACATCAGAGGAAGAAGAAGCCCTAAAAGCAGGTGTAGTCAAACACGGCACAGGAAGATGGAAGAATATACTAAGGGATCCTCAATTCGCTCCTCTTTTGACTAATCGCTCTAACATCGACCTCaag GACAAATGGCGAAATATGTGTATTTACACTGCTGCGCAAGGCCAAGGGTCTAAAGATAAATCTAGATCTGCTCGTGCAAGACCACTGGCAATAGATGCACGTGTGCCTTCTACTGCACAAAGTTTTCAGGCTATTACTTCAGCATTGGAAAATGAAGCCATTGATGATTCTCCGAGAAGCCCACAGGAAGGCTCGAATGCTCCAAA GTATAAAGATATGATCTTTGAAGCTCTGTCATCCATGAAGGGTTCATATGGATCTGATCTTGGTGCCATTGTGGGATTTATTGAG CAACGACATGAAGTACCACAAAATTTTAGAAAGTTATTGAGTTCCAAGTTGAGAAGACTTGTTTTGCAAGGAAAACTTGAAAAG GTCCAGAACTGCTATAAGATTAAAGATGCAACATTAGAAACCAAAACACCCACTCCAATACAAAGAGATGTCCTGTCATTGCCAGCTCCAAATTCAGCTGTAAAAGTCTCCTGTGAAACAGCTGAAGAAGCTGCTAGGATTGCTGCTGACAAGATTGTTGATGCAGAAAATAAGTCTTATTTGGAAGCTGAAGCAGTTAAAGATGCAGAAATGAAGTCAAAAATGGCTGACGATGCAGAGACAATGTTACAACTTGTCAAAGAGATCTATGAACAAT ATGCTTCTTTTCTTCTTGGCTTCTTGGTGTTGTTCCCAGGTTCACGAGGAGAAATTGTTTTCTTGGCTTGA
- the LOC132633487 gene encoding telomere repeat-binding factor 4-like isoform X3 has translation MCIYTAAQGQGSKDKSRSARARPLAIDARVPSTAQSFQAITSALENEAIDDSPRSPQEGSNAPKYKDMIFEALSSMKGSYGSDLGAIVGFIEQRHEVPQNFRKLLSSKLRRLVLQGKLEKVQNCYKIKDATLETKTPTPIQRDVLSLPAPNSAVKVSCETAEEAARIAADKIVDAENKSYLEAEAVKDAEMKSKMADDAETMLQLVKEIYEQYASFLLGFLVLFPGSRGEIVFLA, from the exons ATGTGTATTTACACTGCTGCGCAAGGCCAAGGGTCTAAAGATAAATCTAGATCTGCTCGTGCAAGACCACTGGCAATAGATGCACGTGTGCCTTCTACTGCACAAAGTTTTCAGGCTATTACTTCAGCATTGGAAAATGAAGCCATTGATGATTCTCCGAGAAGCCCACAGGAAGGCTCGAATGCTCCAAA GTATAAAGATATGATCTTTGAAGCTCTGTCATCCATGAAGGGTTCATATGGATCTGATCTTGGTGCCATTGTGGGATTTATTGAG CAACGACATGAAGTACCACAAAATTTTAGAAAGTTATTGAGTTCCAAGTTGAGAAGACTTGTTTTGCAAGGAAAACTTGAAAAG GTCCAGAACTGCTATAAGATTAAAGATGCAACATTAGAAACCAAAACACCCACTCCAATACAAAGAGATGTCCTGTCATTGCCAGCTCCAAATTCAGCTGTAAAAGTCTCCTGTGAAACAGCTGAAGAAGCTGCTAGGATTGCTGCTGACAAGATTGTTGATGCAGAAAATAAGTCTTATTTGGAAGCTGAAGCAGTTAAAGATGCAGAAATGAAGTCAAAAATGGCTGACGATGCAGAGACAATGTTACAACTTGTCAAAGAGATCTATGAACAAT ATGCTTCTTTTCTTCTTGGCTTCTTGGTGTTGTTCCCAGGTTCACGAGGAGAAATTGTTTTCTTGGCTTGA